A single Hippocampus zosterae strain Florida chromosome 17, ASM2543408v3, whole genome shotgun sequence DNA region contains:
- the LOC127589839 gene encoding fas-binding factor 1 homolog produces MATKPKGKSPKSPFSGGDFLDSSFDSDKFPLRRKSGRGGLQHSTSDIENIFSMLDDLNLDKANTEGPDYMNAASKKTTNSPSVEMKQSVNEVFLPEPDQASDIKASKADDRDEAAIEGKKINSSFARNKKFSFSDLNDQDDMDDLVDLLDGLPEHKNKTPSKSKSQPTKPEKSVLSHSASLGPKKETNTGAKKLNNLAFDDEKDDLIDELGLDCEIPKKNDNVLWSNRQSEQPQRARTRLDEILENCNSRRPEWPPSGAKKDQPLSREKNFTLKETLLEDDLAFGSYQPTLGDTASGLQSRRQSIRFPTEDVSASTPEKKPPAAAIANRSRNPADWLCLKANDEQSHLEDDVKEKKTSTDSPKSPSSPLLERKRSLSGEQNLSAAKMEVNVSVLTDTRAVKPEAIKSQKEEEEEEDWLAGALSRKKSFSGSNFDANILNQEQSLGLGEEVDLESIVSKDAPSQARRGRNNIPVKQSSSSKDAGSSRGQPSLAELHSLQREERAKQGLPQQNLMPHSLAAVQKQVPFSADSLQQLLLQQQAMQSQLLGLRGVLDAGALQKLIEQHRGDGEDLQARIIQLEGQAKTLQLERDHCQKLLESIQQQHQQDIELMDNAHKTRIKLLEESAIQRETRMRQESDDLIERLAALTQAAEKERSDLQAHYQRKLAQFQQDQDRDFERLRDLQRKSITEMKRDHEDHVNRLKRLKEEEIDAVTSATSETRSLTLVIEKMEQFSFRLGDLSTLVETRHEHTTHGLERGARHRDEQLRIMQERLAQQQKIMAEEKAYLKEIISRMDTQLDEQQRQIEKERWKITTEQAKVESSMKSLEEERRSLTMQMSMEREELERAKSALLEEQKSVIQQCAEERRKLAAEWNIFHTQEKQRRERAEQDVSTLLERREGSIMTLAQEQADLKLRSGELKLKETAVAQEREALEQLKGELEQEKGRISSTALRLKIRAQEVEAFSKLAAEKYEEGEQALQEAKRVESQHQARLRTINSQIERLRQLEQRALQERLRFSPQETTEKLRPDPPSGSSKQANSILPDSGSAILETKLTPPLNATQTMPNSQSVALQASLAIWKYNARKEHDYLQEQQIFLESLKKKSYNQKSHWAPAS; encoded by the exons atg GCCACGAAGCCAAAAGGGAAGTCTCCTAAAA GCCCATTCAGTGGTGGAGATTTTCTCGACAGTTCATTTGACAGTGACA AATTCCCACTAAGAAGGAAATCAGGACGTGGTGGATTACAACACAG tacaTCTGACATTGAAAACATCTTCAGTATGCTAGACGATTTAAATCTGGATAAAGCCAACACTGAG GGTCCAGATTATATGAATGCCGCATCAAAGAAAACAACGAATTCACCTTCTGTCGAAATGaaacaatctgtgaatgaagTGTTCTTGCCAGAACCAGATCAAGCCAGTGATATAAAAGCAAGCAAAGCAG ATGACCGAGATGAAGCTGCCATAGAAGGGAAGAAAATCAACTCATCTTTTGCACGTAACAAAAAATTCAGCTTCTCTG accTTAATGACCAGGATGATATGGACGAcctggttgacctcctggatgGTTTACCGGAACATAAAAATAAGACGCCATCAAAATCCAAATCGCAGCCAACCAAACCTGAAAAATCCGTACTTTCACATTCGGCATCTCTGGGcccaaaaaaggaaacaa atactggagcaaaaaaactcaacaacctcgcatttgatgatgaaaaagaCGATTTGATTGATGAACTTGGCTTGGACTGTGAAATTCCCAAGAAAAACGACAATGTGCTTTGGTCCAACAGGCAAAG TGAGCAACCACAGAGAGCTCGCACCAGACTCGATGAGATTCTGGAGAACTGTAATTCTCGTCGTCCGGAATGGCCGCCATCAGGTGCTAAGAAGGACCAGCCCCTGTCTCGGGAGAAAAACTTCACTCTGAAAG AAACCCTTTTAGAAGATGACCTCGCATTTGGGTCCTATCAGCCCACATTGGGAGACACCGCTTCAGGACTCCAGTCCCGTCGGCAGTCTATCAG attccccACGGAGGATGTCAGTGCTTCCACCCCGGAGAAAAAGCCTCCCGCGGCCGCAATCGCGAATCGATCTCGCAACCCAGCGGACTGGCTCTGTCTCAAAGCCAACGATGAGCAGAGCCACCTTGAAGACGACGTCAAAGAGAAGAAGACTTCCACGGACTCTCCAAAATCTCCTTCTTCACCCCTATTGGAGAGAAAGCGCTCTCTGTCTGGTGAGCAGAATTTATCAGCTGCTAAAATGGAAGTGAATGTCTCCGTTTTGACTGACACCAGAGCGGTCAAGCCCGAGGCTATCAAAAgccagaaggaggaggaggaggaggaggactggtTGGCAGGAGCTCTGAGTAGGAAAAAGTCTTTCTCTGGATCAAACTTTGATGCCAACATTTTAAATCAGGAGCAATCTTTAGGACTTGGAGAAGAAGTGGATCTGGAGTCAATTGTTAG TAAGGATGCCCCTTCACAAGCCCGCAGAGGCAGAAACAACATCCCTGTGAAACAATCGTCATCCTCCAAGGATGCTGG CTCCTCACGTGGACAACCGAGCCTTGCTGAGCTACATTCCCTTCAAAGAGAAGAGCGAGCCAAGCAAG ggctccCACAGCAAAACCTCATGCCACACTCATTAGCCGCTGTCCAGAAACAG GTGCCATTTTCAGCTGACAGCTTGCAGCAATTGTTACTACAACAGCAG GCGATGCAGTCTCAGTTATTGGGGCTGCGGGGTGTTTTGGATGCCGGGGCTCTGCAAAAACTCATTGAGCAGCACCGCGGTGATGGAGAGGATTTACAAGCGCGTATCATTCAGCTGGAGGGACAG GCTAAGACTCTGCAGCTGGAGCGAGACCACTGCCAGAAGTTGCTGGAAAGCATCCAGCAGCAGCATCAACAGGACATAGAACTCATGGATAACGCACACAA GACTCGCATTAAGCTTCTTGAGGAATCGGCGATCCAGCGGGAGACGCGGATGCGGCAGGAGAGCGATGACCTAATCGAACGCTTGGCCGCGCTAACGCAAGCGGCTGAGAAGGAGCGCTCGGACCTGCAGGCTCACTACCAGCGTAAACTGGCGCAGTTCCAGCAAGACCAAGACCGAGATTTTGAGAGACTGCGGGATTTGCAACG AAAATCGATCACAGAGATGAAGAGAGACCACGAAGACCATGTCAATAGGCTGAAACGGCTGAAAGAAGAAGAGATTGACGCGGTAACGAGTGCAACATCCGAGACCAg GTCTCTCACGCTTGTCATCGAGAAGATGGAGCAGTTTTCTTTTCGACTTGGGGATCTGTCCACTTTGGTTGAGACCAGGCATGAACACACAACCCACGGCTTGGAGCGAGGAGCGCGACACCGAGATGAGCAGCTTCGAA TCATGCAGGAGCGTTTGGCTCAGCAGCAGAAAATAATGGCGGAGGAGAAGGCTTACCTTAAGGAGATCATCTCCAGGATGGACACTCAGCTCGATGAACAGCAGAGACAAATTGAGAAG GAGCGTTGGAAGATAACAACAGAGCAAGCCAAGGTTGAGTCGTCCATGAAGAGTTTGGAGGAAGAACGACGGTCCCTGACTATGCAGATGAGCATggagagagaggagctggaAAGAGCCAAG AGTGCGTTACTGGAGGAGCAGAAGTCGGTAATACAGCAGTGTGCAGAGGAGAGAAGAAAGTTGGCTGCGGAGTGGAACATCTTTCACACCCAGGAAAAGCAGCGTCGAGAAAGGGCCGAACAGGATGTCAGCACGTTACTGGAGAGGAGAGAGGGCTCCATTATGACTCTTGCACAG gAACAGGCTGATTTGAAGCTTCGCAGCGGAGAGCTGAAACTAAAAGAGACGGCTGTGGCACAGGAGAGAGAGGCCCTGGAACAACTGAAAGGAGAACTGGAGCAAGAAAAGGGGAGGATCAGCAGCACTGCTCTGAGGCTCAAAATCCGAGCACAAGAAGTTGAGGCCTTCAGCAAG CTGGCAGCAGAAAAGTATGAGGAAGGAGAACAGGCATTGCAGGAAGCCAAACGTGTCGAGTCCCAACACCAGGCAAGGCTGAGAACAATTAATTCCCAGATTGAGAGACTGAGGCAGCTAGAACAACGTGCCCTTCAG GAGCGATTAAGGTTTAGTCCACAGGAAACGACGGAGAAGCTGAGGCCAGACCCGCCAAGTGGTTCTTCGAAACAAGCCAATTCCATCCTCCCAG ACTCAGGTTCTGCGATACTAGAGACAAAGTTGACACCACCTTTAAATGCCACTCAAACAATGCCCAATTCTCAGTCTGTGGCACTCCAGGCAAGTCTGGCTATATGGAAGTACAACGCTCGAAAG GAGCACGACTATCTGCAAGAGCAGCAAATCTTCCTTGAAAGCTTGAAGAAAAAGTCATACAATCAGAAGTCACACTGGGCTCCAGCTTCCTGA